The following coding sequences lie in one Photobacterium sp. CCB-ST2H9 genomic window:
- the hxsC gene encoding His-Xaa-Ser system radical SAM maturase HxsC — protein MSDVLRPDTFSLNDDDFTQSGYYQLRKSERIIETRFLEQILLVDDKKIISEQLSDNFVGVITNNSLYNSIEDGDIVTINNFGQLRVILSRRANHNTLLVTERCNNRCLFCSQPPREERDDWLLTYSAQALAAFDFDGEVGISGGEPLLYGNEFLNFLEFIAKYAPKTKLHILTNGRAFSDLSFTKQIAIRSRQMQITFGVPLYSVKPSVHDGLVGASGAYSETVLGIVNAGNSGIGMEVRFIPTQLNAFELPMVVEFISRVFSSVVQLSIMNLEATGWAKRNWLKLQCDTEQYVEKLKEGVLSADIMGLNPTLFNFPLCHLPDSLRSYAVKSISDWKNYYPDECSLCQLKNSCGGYFSSSRGKYHQNPRRII, from the coding sequence ATGAGTGATGTGCTTAGACCTGATACCTTTTCACTGAATGATGATGATTTTACACAATCAGGATATTATCAACTTCGTAAATCAGAACGGATAATTGAGACGAGATTTTTAGAACAGATTTTATTGGTCGATGATAAGAAAATAATTTCAGAACAGCTATCTGATAATTTTGTTGGTGTAATAACGAATAATTCCTTGTACAACTCCATAGAAGATGGTGATATCGTCACTATTAATAACTTTGGACAATTGAGAGTCATTCTATCTAGACGGGCAAATCACAATACTTTATTGGTGACAGAGCGATGCAACAATCGCTGTTTGTTTTGTTCTCAGCCACCCCGGGAAGAACGAGACGATTGGCTATTAACTTACAGCGCACAAGCATTAGCTGCATTCGATTTTGATGGCGAAGTCGGAATTAGTGGAGGTGAGCCGCTTTTATATGGAAATGAATTTTTGAATTTCTTGGAATTTATCGCGAAATACGCCCCTAAAACAAAGTTACACATTCTAACTAATGGACGTGCATTTTCTGATTTATCATTCACTAAGCAAATAGCTATACGTTCACGTCAAATGCAGATTACATTTGGAGTTCCTTTATATTCAGTAAAACCTAGTGTTCATGATGGATTGGTTGGCGCAAGTGGTGCTTATTCTGAAACAGTTTTAGGGATTGTGAATGCTGGTAATTCAGGGATTGGGATGGAAGTTCGTTTTATTCCAACTCAACTGAATGCATTTGAGTTACCAATGGTTGTTGAGTTTATTAGTAGAGTTTTCTCATCAGTAGTGCAGCTCTCAATAATGAACTTAGAGGCTACAGGGTGGGCGAAAAGAAATTGGCTCAAATTACAATGCGACACAGAGCAGTATGTTGAAAAACTTAAGGAGGGAGTGCTATCCGCAGATATTATGGGTCTAAACCCTACATTGTTTAACTTCCCTCTTTGTCATTTGCCTGATAGTTTGAGGTCTTATGCAGTGAAATCAATATCAGACTGGAAAAATTATTATCCTGATGAATGCTCACTATGTCAGTTGAAAAATAGCTGTGGTGGGTATTTTTCTTCGTCCAGAGGAAAGTATCATCAAAACCCTAGGAGAATAATATGA
- the hxsA gene encoding His-Xaa-Ser repeat protein HxsA has translation MKRKFNLAALLPGFFAMNSSAEASGVTNNDYNINDELSLDSIVLAPLNEEIPLYIAAHRSHSSHRSHSSHRSSSGGTYQIPTKKYNSQPLSEPVKPSYSNPPVKSSTVTSTDQAKRKDLILRVQFALYTNGYYKGNIDGIMGSQTRVALNAYRRANNIPVSQTLDAQTLNSLGILAR, from the coding sequence ATGAAAAGAAAATTTAATTTAGCTGCATTGCTTCCAGGTTTTTTTGCAATGAATTCTAGTGCTGAAGCAAGTGGAGTAACAAATAATGACTATAACATTAATGATGAGCTTTCTTTAGACAGTATTGTTTTAGCTCCGCTCAACGAAGAGATTCCGTTATATATTGCAGCGCACAGAAGCCATAGTAGTCACAGAAGTCATAGTTCTCACCGTTCTTCTTCTGGAGGCACTTACCAAATTCCCACAAAAAAATATAATTCTCAGCCTTTAAGTGAGCCAGTAAAACCGAGTTATTCTAATCCACCAGTAAAATCATCTACAGTGACATCCACAGATCAAGCAAAGCGAAAGGATTTAATTCTTAGGGTTCAGTTTGCGCTTTATACTAACGGTTACTACAAAGGAAACATTGACGGAATAATGGGCAGCCAAACTCGTGTAGCATTAAATGCTTATCGTCGTGCTAACAATATCCCAGTGTCTCAGACTCTCGATGCCCAGACCCTTAACTCGTTGGGAATATTAGCTCGATGA
- a CDS encoding TIGR03982 family His-Xaa-Ser system protein, giving the protein MFILVITVFCIVWLGINFIAPVSAYFYYKKQFMDQTAECSLAMDETWYIEQVGSEKLEKTTKVHLMACHEYDKTRKIMLSLRVPEPVLEYLGLEAIELHQRSIEALTEQHRFRER; this is encoded by the coding sequence ATGTTTATCTTGGTTATCACTGTCTTCTGTATAGTATGGCTAGGAATTAATTTTATAGCACCTGTATCTGCATATTTCTATTATAAGAAGCAGTTTATGGATCAAACGGCTGAATGTTCTTTAGCTATGGATGAAACTTGGTACATTGAGCAAGTAGGTTCAGAAAAATTAGAAAAAACCACGAAAGTTCATCTAATGGCCTGTCACGAGTATGATAAGACAAGAAAAATTATGTTGTCATTGCGAGTACCAGAACCTGTTTTGGAATATCTTGGTTTGGAAGCAATAGAATTGCATCAACGTTCAATTGAGGCGTTAACAGAACAGCATAGGTTTAGGGAGCGGTAA
- a CDS encoding His-Xaa-Ser system-associated MauG-like protein: protein MRAWYFLLFVAFQANALNIDDSLKVAIDAFQLKGNVCDKNKLTKFSPLASIGEVIFERPVLSGDKDTACANCHIDNKALADGLSLAIGVGGKGEGSERLASGGAVVPRNAFTVFARGDNRFTTFFWDGKVQRVDNEIYSPIGEGFSMGFDSALSVASVLPLLARDEFLGTSKLYDSNRHVELVENQYYHDKVSAQNIFIQERLKEIDDKDVLKLLNALKNIGMPKEDLTLPTVGNALASFIRKKTQDLCQQSAWEKYILGKTSALSLRQKRGALLFYGKARCASCHSGDLMSDMSFHSIGIPQGLQGPHMFGQDLGRAMVTLDTKDRYKFRTPSLVSVSQTEPYGHNGIFSTLEGVVKYHISPIFYFRNSEVSENMILKNNESFASRSDLLRWIRIDESELKDLIEFLQAL from the coding sequence ATGAGAGCGTGGTATTTTTTACTTTTTGTAGCTTTTCAGGCTAATGCTTTAAATATTGATGATTCACTTAAGGTTGCTATTGATGCATTTCAGCTTAAAGGAAATGTTTGCGATAAAAATAAATTAACCAAGTTTTCTCCATTAGCATCAATTGGTGAAGTTATATTTGAACGTCCCGTATTAAGCGGTGATAAAGATACGGCTTGTGCCAATTGTCACATCGACAACAAAGCATTGGCTGATGGTCTTTCACTGGCTATTGGAGTTGGTGGTAAAGGAGAAGGTTCCGAGCGTTTAGCGAGTGGAGGGGCTGTGGTTCCAAGGAATGCATTTACTGTATTTGCGCGAGGTGATAATCGATTTACTACTTTTTTTTGGGACGGAAAAGTTCAGAGAGTAGATAACGAGATTTACTCTCCTATAGGTGAAGGATTCTCAATGGGCTTTGACTCTGCATTGTCTGTCGCCTCTGTTTTGCCTTTGCTTGCTCGTGATGAATTTTTAGGGACGAGTAAACTGTATGATTCTAACCGCCATGTAGAACTAGTTGAAAATCAGTATTATCACGATAAAGTTTCTGCACAGAACATTTTTATTCAGGAAAGGTTGAAAGAAATCGATGATAAAGATGTATTAAAATTATTAAATGCTCTAAAAAATATAGGAATGCCTAAAGAAGATTTGACGTTACCTACAGTCGGTAATGCATTAGCTAGCTTCATTAGGAAAAAAACTCAAGATCTTTGTCAGCAGTCTGCTTGGGAGAAGTATATTTTAGGAAAAACATCCGCTTTATCTTTGAGACAAAAAAGAGGTGCTTTGCTATTTTATGGAAAAGCACGATGTGCTTCTTGTCATTCTGGTGATTTAATGAGCGACATGTCTTTTCATTCGATTGGTATTCCACAAGGACTACAAGGTCCTCATATGTTTGGACAAGATCTCGGTCGAGCTATGGTTACTTTAGATACCAAGGACAGATATAAGTTTAGAACCCCTTCATTAGTTAGCGTTTCTCAGACTGAACCTTATGGACATAATGGAATTTTTTCTACGTTAGAAGGCGTTGTAAAATATCATATTAGCCCAATTTTTTATTTTAGAAATTCAGAGGTTTCAGAAAATATGATACTTAAAAATAACGAGTCATTTGCAAGTAGAAGTGATTTGCTTCGATGGATAAGGATTGATGAATCTGAGTTGAAAGACTTAATAGAGTTTCTGCAAGCGTTGTGA
- a CDS encoding aegerolysin family protein, whose product MAYAQWVSYTVIADNCTLQVKNAQHSWGKFYLYDNKDHELSPEEVDGQIVEIGQEGFNIVSSCGRSDASSGTQGSFDLYDGSTKVVTLVWDCPWGSKSNSWSQTSQNRNYVVSVTGGSMNSGAIGVLTVEVIKKHVG is encoded by the coding sequence ATGGCTTACGCACAATGGGTCAGCTATACCGTCATCGCAGATAATTGCACCCTGCAAGTGAAAAACGCACAACACAGCTGGGGCAAATTCTATTTATACGACAATAAAGATCATGAGCTTTCTCCAGAGGAAGTGGATGGTCAGATTGTCGAGATTGGTCAGGAAGGTTTTAACATCGTCAGCTCTTGCGGTCGTTCTGACGCGTCTTCAGGCACACAAGGTTCTTTCGACCTGTACGACGGTTCGACAAAAGTTGTCACTTTAGTGTGGGATTGTCCGTGGGGCAGTAAATCGAACAGCTGGTCTCAAACGTCTCAGAACCGCAACTATGTTGTCTCTGTGACTGGTGGCTCGATGAATTCAGGCGCCATTGGTGTACTGACTGTAGAAGTCATCAAAAAACACGTCGGCTAA
- a CDS encoding PepSY domain-containing protein, with product MKHQNHSISQQDQLPKQCTEQRAWYMTAWRWHFYAGLYVVPFLIMLAVTGLMMMYAGSLDQIRLKDLLFVEPAGESVSVTQQFNAVQQAYPDATIKQYLTPKQPEEASRFAVVTAEGQGLFVTVNPYTAAVLGSLDRDNNLYAWAESIHGTLLMGDAGDRLIELAASFAVILIVSGAYLWWPRDHASQAGMFRIRLASGKRTFWRDLHANLGVVTAVFLLLFLLSGLSWSGVWGSKMVQAWNTFPTGVFGDVPLSDVKHAEMNHGNLKEVPWNLEQTAMPVSQPMSGSHAGHHGAPAQIQGTEIQKTGIQGKVNLDSVVAFAKQQGFTAFRVNLPKGELGSYSILQSTMGNDTTDATQDRTLHIDQYTGKVLADIKYSQYSPMAKAMAWGIALHEGDFGGWNKAVNTVLCLSFILISVSGVVMWWLRRPKGKVVLSAPPAPKNMALWKGATVVIAVLGVCFPLAGIAMVTVLLADRLVLTRVPTLARFFS from the coding sequence ATGAAACATCAGAACCATTCAATATCGCAGCAGGATCAGCTGCCAAAACAGTGCACGGAACAGCGGGCCTGGTATATGACGGCCTGGCGCTGGCACTTTTATGCGGGCCTGTATGTGGTGCCTTTTTTAATCATGCTGGCGGTGACCGGCCTGATGATGATGTATGCCGGATCTCTCGATCAAATCCGTTTGAAAGACCTCCTGTTTGTGGAACCGGCGGGTGAGTCAGTCTCTGTCACGCAGCAGTTCAACGCCGTACAGCAGGCGTATCCCGATGCCACCATCAAGCAATATCTGACGCCGAAACAACCCGAAGAGGCCAGTCGTTTTGCGGTAGTCACCGCTGAAGGACAGGGACTTTTCGTGACCGTCAATCCTTACACCGCAGCGGTGCTGGGCAGTCTGGACCGGGATAACAACCTGTATGCGTGGGCAGAGTCGATCCATGGCACGCTGCTGATGGGAGATGCTGGCGATCGCCTGATTGAACTGGCGGCCAGTTTTGCTGTGATCCTGATTGTCAGTGGTGCCTACCTGTGGTGGCCGCGGGACCATGCCAGTCAAGCCGGGATGTTCCGGATTCGTCTGGCGAGCGGAAAACGCACGTTCTGGCGCGACCTTCATGCCAATCTGGGCGTGGTCACGGCGGTGTTTCTGTTGCTGTTTTTGCTGTCCGGTCTGTCCTGGTCCGGTGTCTGGGGCAGTAAAATGGTGCAGGCGTGGAACACGTTCCCGACCGGTGTCTTTGGCGATGTGCCTTTGTCTGATGTCAAACATGCTGAGATGAACCATGGCAATCTGAAAGAAGTGCCGTGGAATCTGGAACAGACAGCGATGCCGGTTTCACAACCGATGTCCGGTTCGCATGCAGGGCATCATGGGGCTCCAGCACAGATTCAGGGCACGGAGATTCAAAAAACAGGAATTCAGGGCAAGGTGAATCTGGATTCCGTAGTGGCGTTTGCCAAGCAGCAGGGTTTCACCGCCTTTCGGGTGAATCTGCCCAAAGGAGAGCTGGGTTCCTACAGCATTCTGCAAAGCACCATGGGGAATGACACCACGGATGCAACGCAGGATCGCACCCTGCACATCGACCAGTACACAGGCAAAGTGCTGGCGGACATCAAATACAGTCAGTATTCGCCCATGGCGAAAGCGATGGCCTGGGGGATTGCGCTGCACGAGGGTGACTTTGGTGGCTGGAACAAAGCGGTGAATACCGTGCTTTGCCTGTCCTTTATTCTGATCAGTGTCAGTGGGGTGGTGATGTGGTGGCTGCGCCGTCCGAAAGGAAAAGTAGTGCTTTCCGCACCGCCGGCACCGAAAAATATGGCCTTGTGGAAGGGCGCGACGGTCGTGATTGCTGTGCTGGGAGTGTGTTTCCCGCTGGCGGGTATCGCGATGGTGACGGTGTTGCTGGCCGACCGTCTGGTCCTGACCCGGGTACCGACGCTGGCCCGATTTTTCAGTTAA
- a CDS encoding MFS transporter, with translation MSITATLQPLILLIISSLILMTGHGLSGILLPVRLATDNISLPVSGFILSMYSFGFLLGATVAKRILKQIGQVRTFAMCGSLTATAILLMGLRDDMFIWALMRGLMGFCIACACVTLDSWFGSVSTEENRGRILGINQVVILSAITLGQFALLIAPPTESTLFVLCGILFSLSITPLVFVSHYEPSIEQTPHLPLRQLFALSPLGVVTGFLCGMLYSSMVNLLPLYASSEHITGLRLSLFMGAAMVGGIVLQFPIGYLSDRFERRKVILGCCLLLSLTTIALPVTVTTGQFGAMLICSAFTMGIIACLYPLSISETFDQAQKGQLLSVLSGLLGIYAAGAMIAPYTATVAMQHQGEVAVFGFMLAIELLLIGFTLYRMRVAPPIAVEAQETFVMHTPNMIYEELDPRTAYRETSADFEHAMSEFEKLAAEHPNNAIAFVRAISAAHPDWAAMLAEKATQFPDIDTVLLFRALTMLNSELAVDIASRLAQGTPEQAEALVDWLLDKEPENALTLLANIAFIAQEQQAKVVDALAQTSPEKIQAFSQEYVDSMAENLASLRAPDREDVNIEHCVTGLLDSVTAAAPEQMKQVAAIVDEGVGDWMTDQNESETKRE, from the coding sequence TTGTCCATTACCGCGACACTGCAACCGCTGATACTCCTGATCATCAGCTCTTTAATCCTGATGACAGGTCATGGATTGAGCGGCATTTTGCTGCCGGTTCGACTCGCAACCGACAACATCAGCCTGCCCGTCTCCGGCTTCATTTTATCCATGTACTCCTTCGGATTCCTGCTCGGGGCAACGGTTGCCAAACGCATCCTGAAACAGATTGGCCAGGTGCGCACCTTTGCCATGTGTGGCAGCCTGACAGCCACCGCGATTTTGCTGATGGGATTGCGTGATGACATGTTCATCTGGGCATTGATGCGTGGCCTGATGGGATTCTGTATTGCCTGTGCCTGCGTGACCCTGGATTCCTGGTTCGGCAGTGTTTCTACGGAGGAAAACCGCGGACGGATACTGGGTATCAATCAGGTCGTGATCTTATCTGCAATCACCCTGGGCCAGTTTGCCCTGCTCATCGCGCCCCCAACCGAGAGCACCCTGTTTGTCCTGTGCGGCATCCTGTTCAGCCTGTCGATTACACCGCTGGTGTTTGTATCTCATTACGAACCCAGCATTGAGCAGACCCCGCACCTCCCGCTCCGACAACTGTTCGCCTTATCCCCTCTGGGGGTAGTCACCGGATTTTTATGCGGCATGCTCTACTCATCGATGGTCAACTTGCTGCCCTTGTATGCGAGCAGTGAACACATCACCGGACTCAGGCTCTCCCTGTTCATGGGCGCCGCGATGGTGGGTGGCATAGTGCTACAATTTCCCATCGGCTATTTATCCGATCGGTTCGAGCGCAGAAAAGTGATTCTGGGCTGCTGCCTGCTCCTGTCACTGACGACCATTGCTTTGCCGGTGACCGTCACAACAGGGCAATTTGGCGCCATGCTTATCTGCAGTGCATTCACCATGGGGATCATCGCCTGCCTCTATCCGCTCAGTATCTCAGAGACCTTCGACCAGGCTCAGAAAGGACAACTGCTTTCCGTGCTGTCCGGGCTGCTCGGTATCTATGCCGCAGGTGCAATGATCGCGCCCTATACCGCGACCGTGGCAATGCAGCATCAGGGAGAAGTAGCGGTATTCGGATTCATGCTGGCCATAGAGCTGCTCCTGATCGGCTTTACCCTGTACCGGATGAGAGTCGCGCCCCCTATTGCGGTGGAAGCGCAAGAAACCTTTGTGATGCACACCCCCAATATGATCTATGAAGAGCTGGATCCGCGAACAGCATACCGGGAAACATCCGCAGACTTCGAACACGCCATGAGTGAGTTCGAAAAACTGGCTGCCGAACATCCGAACAATGCCATTGCCTTTGTCCGCGCAATATCAGCAGCCCATCCGGACTGGGCAGCCATGCTGGCAGAGAAAGCCACTCAGTTCCCTGATATTGATACGGTGCTGCTGTTTCGTGCGCTGACCATGCTCAATTCTGAGCTGGCCGTTGATATCGCCAGCCGTCTTGCTCAGGGAACACCGGAACAGGCCGAAGCTCTGGTGGACTGGCTACTCGACAAAGAGCCCGAGAATGCTTTAACCCTGCTGGCGAATATTGCCTTCATCGCGCAAGAGCAACAGGCAAAAGTTGTCGACGCCCTTGCCCAAACCAGCCCGGAAAAAATACAGGCATTTAGCCAGGAATATGTCGACTCAATGGCTGAAAATCTTGCGAGCCTGCGCGCCCCGGACCGGGAAGATGTCAATATCGAACACTGTGTCACGGGATTGCTGGATTCCGTCACAGCCGCCGCCCCCGAGCAGATGAAACAAGTCGCAGCCATCGTCGACGAAGGTGTGGGTGACTGGATGACGGATCAAAATGAATCCGAAACAAAAAGGGAATAA
- a CDS encoding DnaJ C-terminal domain-containing protein yields MANSPGEPISTFSLDRGVMEYRDYYAILGIPRDATQADIKRAYKKSARKFHPDVSKETDAHQKFIQVKEAYEVLKDPQKRAAYDQLGKDWHTGESFDVPPDWEREFQFSGDSFTRGDAGAFSDFFESLFGSHFGHRSDRAQRAHRAHGANPHFKAKGEDIHAQVLIDIEDSFHGAVRSLTLPSSRMDGTQPQTVNLKIPKGVREGQHIRLRGKGMPGHSGGEAGDLYLEVSFRPHALYRLEQKNLCMTLPVTPWEAALGAKIKIPSPTGPIEVKVPANSDSEKTLRLRGRGLPGTTPGDMLITLNIVQPKVETEQEKALYRQMQELMSFNPRSQFGFES; encoded by the coding sequence ATGGCGAACAGCCCCGGAGAGCCCATTTCAACTTTCAGTCTGGATCGTGGTGTTATGGAATATCGTGATTATTACGCCATTCTTGGGATTCCCCGCGATGCGACGCAGGCGGATATCAAACGTGCTTATAAAAAAAGTGCGCGGAAATTTCATCCGGATGTGTCGAAGGAAACGGATGCTCACCAGAAGTTTATTCAGGTCAAAGAAGCTTACGAAGTGCTTAAAGATCCCCAGAAGCGGGCTGCTTATGATCAGTTGGGCAAAGACTGGCACACCGGGGAGAGCTTTGATGTGCCGCCAGACTGGGAGCGTGAGTTTCAGTTTTCCGGTGACAGCTTCACCCGGGGTGATGCAGGTGCGTTTTCAGATTTTTTTGAATCGCTGTTTGGCAGTCACTTTGGTCACCGGTCCGATCGGGCACAGCGCGCTCACAGGGCTCACGGCGCAAACCCACATTTCAAGGCTAAGGGCGAAGATATACACGCTCAGGTGCTGATTGATATTGAAGACAGCTTTCATGGCGCGGTGCGTTCACTCACCCTGCCGTCATCTCGAATGGACGGCACGCAACCTCAGACGGTGAATTTAAAAATCCCAAAAGGCGTCAGAGAAGGCCAGCACATTCGTCTACGCGGAAAGGGCATGCCTGGTCACTCAGGCGGTGAAGCAGGCGATCTTTATCTCGAAGTCAGTTTTCGTCCGCATGCGCTCTATCGTCTCGAACAGAAAAATCTGTGCATGACGCTTCCGGTCACGCCATGGGAGGCGGCCCTGGGCGCTAAAATAAAGATACCGTCTCCCACGGGGCCTATTGAGGTGAAGGTGCCGGCCAATTCAGATTCTGAAAAAACACTCCGGCTTCGCGGACGGGGCCTTCCCGGAACCACCCCCGGGGATATGTTGATCACCCTGAATATTGTCCAACCGAAGGTGGAAACTGAGCAGGAAAAAGCACTGTACCGTCAGATGCAGGAGCTGATGTCCTTTAACCCCCGCAGCCAATTTGGTTTTGAGTCATGA
- a CDS encoding chaperone modulator CbpM yields the protein MKKKVTSDQLSITVISEHEPTLSMAEFCRACDQPAEWVITLVEEGVLDPEGDRPIHWRFATVNLRRALRAGRMQQDLGLNVAGIAVALDLLDEIERLRRQLERRE from the coding sequence ATGAAGAAGAAAGTTACTTCAGATCAGCTGAGCATTACTGTGATTTCAGAGCATGAGCCAACGCTGAGTATGGCTGAGTTTTGCCGGGCCTGTGACCAGCCTGCTGAATGGGTCATCACGCTTGTTGAAGAAGGCGTCCTCGACCCTGAGGGAGATCGGCCCATTCACTGGCGATTTGCAACCGTCAACCTGCGCCGGGCACTGCGCGCTGGTCGCATGCAGCAAGATTTAGGGTTGAATGTGGCTGGCATTGCTGTGGCGCTTGATCTGTTGGATGAAATCGAGCGATTGCGGCGTCAGTTGGAACGCCGAGAATAA
- a CDS encoding LysE family translocator, which yields MDYLYAMILFAVSSSVTPGPNNIMVMTSGLNFGVRKSLPLLSGICMGFAIMLLLVGVGFGQLFELFPSLHFIIKCLGVLYLLYLAWLIARSGDIGSSDAQAKPMGFMKGALFQWINAKAWVVATGAIAAFTTVGADFHNQNMMLAITFLVVSFPCVGVWLMFGSLLKKALTQAKYRQWFNYTMSGLLVVSVLPVIREILNH from the coding sequence ATGGATTACCTCTACGCGATGATACTGTTCGCCGTTTCATCCTCTGTCACCCCGGGCCCGAACAACATCATGGTGATGACTTCGGGTCTGAATTTCGGCGTCAGAAAGAGTCTGCCGTTGCTGAGCGGCATTTGTATGGGCTTTGCCATCATGCTGTTGCTGGTTGGCGTGGGGTTCGGACAGCTGTTCGAACTGTTCCCCAGCCTGCATTTCATCATTAAATGTTTAGGTGTGTTGTACTTACTGTATCTCGCCTGGCTGATTGCCCGTTCCGGCGACATTGGATCATCAGATGCGCAGGCAAAACCGATGGGCTTCATGAAAGGCGCCCTCTTTCAATGGATTAACGCCAAAGCCTGGGTGGTCGCAACCGGGGCCATCGCCGCATTTACCACCGTGGGTGCCGACTTCCACAACCAGAACATGATGCTCGCAATCACGTTTCTGGTGGTGTCTTTTCCCTGTGTCGGCGTGTGGTTGATGTTCGGATCCCTGCTGAAAAAAGCGCTGACCCAGGCAAAATACCGCCAGTGGTTTAATTACACCATGTCAGGGCTTCTTGTCGTTTCAGTTTTACCTGTCATTCGGGAAATCCTGAATCATTAA
- a CDS encoding chloramphenicol phosphotransferase CPT family protein: MDIIFLNGPSSSGKSAIAKALQDVMADDYLHIGIDTFIAMMPAKANTLNESDTPAHGFYWRTTLLNQQPVNRISSGPYGKAVNDAYRTTVRHLVDAGLKVIVDDVLNGSEEMTVWQSVLAGKNCLYVGVTCSAETLIQREQQRGDRHIGSAIEQASRVHCGIEYDLLIHTDDCSPYDSAKQIHDFIVSHDSAR; the protein is encoded by the coding sequence ATGGACATCATCTTTCTCAACGGCCCCAGCAGCTCAGGCAAAAGTGCAATTGCCAAAGCGTTACAAGACGTGATGGCGGACGATTACCTTCATATCGGGATTGATACTTTCATCGCAATGATGCCTGCCAAAGCCAATACCCTGAATGAATCCGACACACCGGCTCATGGCTTTTACTGGCGGACCACCCTGCTCAATCAGCAGCCCGTCAATCGCATTTCCTCGGGTCCGTACGGCAAGGCTGTCAATGATGCCTATCGCACCACAGTCAGGCATCTGGTTGATGCCGGACTGAAAGTGATCGTGGATGATGTGCTGAATGGTTCGGAAGAAATGACTGTCTGGCAATCGGTGCTGGCTGGCAAAAACTGTCTGTATGTCGGCGTGACCTGTTCAGCAGAAACCCTGATTCAGCGCGAACAGCAACGGGGAGACAGACACATCGGCTCGGCCATTGAACAGGCATCCCGGGTGCATTGCGGCATTGAATATGATCTTCTCATTCATACAGACGACTGTTCCCCGTATGACAGTGCAAAACAAATTCATGATTTCATCGTCAGTCATGATTCAGCCCGATGA
- a CDS encoding 2Fe-2S iron-sulfur cluster-binding protein: protein MPEIKIKISDIEIFSDIEDNLINNIPSDYITKGCLNGVCRVCRCKLVAGQVMENGKMVNTPNMFLPCVSKALTDITIEPYVSNYSIGTIRQIEYLDKSIIEIQIKIKKQFFTSKSIVNIFSHDLKVTRSYSLVTMYKDGFDLLRIHVKLKEDGVFSNWFLTLNPGDEVRYQIVNIPVPRYEEMSRSINVISGGSGMGAALSRALELSEKHALEGINVIAINRSSLSFYHENCIREFTSRVDCSVHVQNVRFPDWDANDIDRFISKDFFTVSVGSTAVTEKVSILDNKEIEYFG, encoded by the coding sequence ATGCCTGAGATAAAAATTAAAATATCTGACATCGAGATATTTTCTGACATTGAAGATAATTTAATCAATAATATCCCAAGTGATTACATCACAAAGGGGTGTTTAAATGGTGTATGCCGGGTCTGTCGCTGTAAGCTGGTTGCTGGACAAGTGATGGAAAACGGTAAGATGGTAAACACCCCAAACATGTTTTTACCCTGTGTCAGCAAAGCCTTGACTGATATAACGATTGAACCTTATGTCAGTAATTATTCAATTGGTACTATTCGTCAGATTGAATATTTGGATAAATCAATCATAGAAATTCAGATAAAAATAAAAAAACAATTCTTCACGTCTAAATCTATCGTGAATATTTTTAGTCATGATTTGAAAGTCACCCGAAGTTATTCTCTGGTCACTATGTATAAAGATGGATTTGATCTTTTACGTATCCATGTGAAGTTAAAAGAAGACGGCGTTTTTTCGAACTGGTTCTTAACATTAAATCCCGGTGATGAAGTTCGATATCAAATCGTGAATATTCCTGTGCCAAGGTATGAGGAAATGAGTCGATCTATCAATGTTATATCCGGTGGGAGTGGGATGGGGGCCGCTCTCTCCAGAGCATTAGAACTCTCAGAGAAACACGCACTGGAAGGCATCAATGTGATTGCAATCAACAGATCGTCATTGAGTTTTTATCATGAAAATTGCATTCGCGAGTTCACAAGCAGAGTTGATTGCAGTGTTCATGTTCAGAATGTCCGTTTTCCTGACTGGGATGCTAATGATATTGATAGATTTATCTCGAAAGACTTTTTTACAGTTTCTGTCGGCTCAACGGCTGTGACAGAGAAAGTTTCAATACTTGATAATAAAGAAATCGAATATTTTGGTTAG